Proteins from a genomic interval of Kitasatospora kifunensis:
- a CDS encoding non-ribosomal peptide synthetase: MPSTRPEHPGDPSGRQDLVGLRERLAALWCELLGLPAVGPTEDFFALGGHSLLATRLATRIRTELGLPVTMEQVFTHPTTAGLAQALGAEQSGVDPSEADPTAAEPIRHLPRTGHDLPLSFPQERIWLLQRLVPHTTAYNFQCALTLRGALDVPALEAAYTEIVRRHEILRTSFHEVAGRPVQRVHPPFAVLLPVQPVPGATEAERRAALPELIRQALADGFDTGKLPLVRWRLLRLSATEHVLVQVEHHFVHDGWSLGVLLGELVTLYRAAAAGRQAELPELEYQFGELAAHTRAEIAGPRLERELAYWQRKLAGLPALLELPLDRPRPPRQSFAGAVHKELLAPGLYEELKALGRDCGATLFMLLSAAFSTLLHRVSGSTDVLTATGVANRRLPQSEPLLGMFVNTLPLRTDLSGDPSFRELVARVRAATLELYAHQDAPFEKVVAVVRPDRDLSYNPLYQVMFSFHDAAVPDLELAEDEDQDEADGGGPGTAGGGPGTAGGEPGTDGGALRAELELLHNGTAKADLNVIVVPRPEQRAGLGVQRPGGGLVGAPDDGVLIWWEYSTDLFDPETVAALAGHYQALLRAIVADPNRPVSRLDLLDAAQEAALRAAGSGAQRPWPEGELVPAAIAARAAEQPAAAALVAADGTVWSRQRLNDAAGRIAARLRALGVQPEDRVPLVLPRGPQGIAAQLGVLRAGALYLPLDPEQPAERIAALITDCEPALAVTTAALRAMLPGDWRTVEELLADGELADTGWELVPAQAAYAIYTSGSTGRPKAVTVTHAGLANLVGWHRERFELTEADRVAHLAGLGFDASVWEVYPALAAGATVLPVPEEVRRDAVALRDWLVEQRITVSFAPTPLAERLLALAWPADTALRYLLAGGDRLRRRPPAALPFTLVNAYGPTEHTVVASSAAVAAEGTGLPSIGTAVDNTRLLVLDAAGRPVPPGLPGELYLAGPGVARGYLGDPARSAAAFRPEADGPPGSRMYRTGDRVRLRRDGELDFLGRVDQQVQVRGVRIEPGEIEHVLLRHPAVAAAVVVLRGEGEGAALAGYVVPGEAAAGLDPAELRGFLAGRLPLHLVPTAWAILDALPLTASGKPDLAALPEPTGGRRAAEPLGTAAERRVAEAWSAVLGAPVEDRNADFFALGGHSLAGYQVMAALAPGAPLRLLFEHPTVAELARVLAETTGSSGGPDGEGAAAEDPTAGLSDAEIEALLAAWDGAPTEATEEMQ; the protein is encoded by the coding sequence ATGCCGTCCACCCGGCCCGAGCACCCCGGCGACCCGAGCGGCCGCCAAGACCTGGTCGGCCTGCGCGAGCGGCTGGCGGCGCTCTGGTGCGAGCTGCTCGGCCTGCCGGCCGTCGGCCCCACCGAGGACTTCTTCGCGCTCGGCGGGCACAGCCTGCTGGCCACCCGCCTGGCCACCCGGATCCGCACCGAGTTGGGGCTGCCGGTCACCATGGAGCAGGTCTTCACCCACCCCACCACCGCGGGCCTGGCCCAGGCGCTCGGCGCCGAGCAGTCGGGAGTGGACCCGAGCGAGGCCGACCCGACGGCGGCCGAGCCGATCCGGCACCTGCCGCGCACCGGTCACGATCTGCCGCTCAGCTTCCCGCAGGAGCGGATCTGGCTGCTCCAGCGGCTGGTGCCGCACACCACCGCCTACAACTTCCAGTGCGCGCTCACGCTGCGCGGCGCACTCGACGTGCCCGCGCTGGAGGCCGCGTACACCGAGATCGTGCGACGGCACGAGATCCTGCGCACCTCCTTCCACGAGGTGGCGGGACGGCCCGTGCAGCGGGTCCATCCGCCGTTCGCGGTGCTGCTGCCCGTGCAGCCGGTACCCGGCGCCACCGAAGCCGAACGCCGCGCTGCGCTACCGGAGTTGATCCGCCAGGCACTGGCCGACGGCTTCGACACCGGCAAGCTGCCGCTGGTACGCTGGCGGCTGCTGCGACTGTCCGCCACCGAGCACGTGCTGGTCCAGGTGGAGCACCACTTCGTGCACGACGGCTGGTCGCTCGGGGTGCTGCTCGGCGAGCTGGTGACGCTCTACCGGGCGGCGGCGGCCGGCCGTCAGGCCGAACTCCCTGAGCTGGAGTACCAGTTCGGCGAGCTGGCGGCGCACACCCGGGCGGAGATCGCCGGTCCCCGACTGGAGCGCGAACTGGCCTACTGGCAGCGGAAACTGGCCGGACTGCCGGCGCTGCTGGAGTTGCCACTGGACCGCCCTCGCCCGCCCCGCCAGAGTTTCGCCGGCGCCGTGCACAAGGAACTCCTGGCCCCCGGCCTGTACGAGGAGTTGAAGGCGCTCGGGCGGGACTGCGGCGCAACCCTGTTCATGCTGCTCAGTGCCGCGTTCAGCACGCTGCTGCACCGGGTCAGCGGCAGCACCGACGTGCTGACCGCCACCGGCGTGGCCAACCGGCGCCTGCCGCAGAGCGAGCCGCTGCTCGGCATGTTCGTCAACACGCTGCCGCTGCGCACCGATCTGAGCGGTGACCCGAGCTTCCGTGAGCTGGTGGCCCGGGTCCGGGCCGCCACGCTGGAGCTCTACGCCCACCAGGACGCGCCGTTCGAGAAGGTGGTCGCGGTGGTCCGCCCGGATCGCGACCTCAGCTACAACCCGCTCTACCAGGTCATGTTCAGCTTCCACGACGCGGCGGTGCCGGACCTGGAACTGGCCGAGGACGAGGACCAGGACGAAGCGGATGGCGGCGGGCCCGGGACGGCGGGCGGCGGACCCGGGACGGCGGGCGGCGAGCCCGGGACGGACGGTGGTGCGCTGCGGGCCGAGTTGGAGCTGCTGCACAACGGCACCGCCAAGGCCGACCTCAATGTCATCGTGGTGCCCCGGCCCGAGCAGCGTGCGGGGCTGGGCGTCCAGCGGCCGGGCGGCGGGCTGGTGGGCGCGCCGGACGACGGTGTGCTGATCTGGTGGGAGTACTCCACCGACCTGTTCGACCCCGAGACTGTGGCCGCCCTCGCGGGGCACTACCAGGCACTGCTGCGCGCGATCGTCGCCGATCCCAACCGCCCGGTCTCACGGCTCGACCTGCTGGACGCGGCGCAGGAAGCGGCCCTGCGGGCGGCCGGCAGTGGAGCGCAGCGTCCTTGGCCGGAGGGGGAGTTGGTGCCGGCCGCGATCGCGGCGCGGGCCGCCGAGCAGCCCGCCGCCGCGGCGCTGGTCGCGGCGGACGGGACGGTCTGGAGCCGGCAGCGGCTCAACGACGCCGCCGGGCGCATCGCGGCGCGGCTGCGGGCGCTCGGGGTGCAGCCGGAGGACCGGGTGCCGCTGGTGCTACCGCGTGGCCCGCAGGGGATCGCCGCGCAGCTGGGCGTGCTGCGCGCGGGCGCGCTCTACCTGCCGCTGGACCCGGAGCAGCCGGCCGAGCGGATCGCCGCGCTGATCACGGACTGCGAGCCGGCTCTCGCGGTGACCACGGCGGCGCTGCGCGCCATGCTGCCGGGCGACTGGCGGACGGTGGAGGAGTTGCTGGCGGACGGGGAACTGGCGGACACGGGCTGGGAACTGGTGCCCGCCCAGGCCGCCTACGCGATCTACACCTCGGGCTCCACCGGCCGCCCCAAGGCGGTCACCGTGACCCACGCGGGCCTGGCCAACCTGGTCGGCTGGCACCGCGAGCGCTTCGAGCTGACCGAGGCGGACCGGGTCGCCCACCTGGCCGGCCTCGGCTTCGACGCCTCGGTCTGGGAGGTCTACCCGGCACTGGCGGCCGGCGCCACGGTGCTGCCGGTACCCGAGGAGGTCCGCCGGGACGCCGTGGCGCTGCGCGACTGGCTGGTCGAGCAGCGGATCACCGTGAGCTTCGCGCCGACCCCGCTGGCCGAGCGACTGCTCGCGCTTGCCTGGCCGGCCGACACCGCGCTGCGCTACCTGCTCGCCGGTGGCGATCGGCTGCGCCGTCGGCCCCCGGCCGCACTGCCGTTCACCCTGGTCAACGCGTACGGCCCGACCGAGCACACGGTGGTGGCCAGCAGCGCCGCCGTCGCTGCGGAGGGCACCGGGCTGCCCTCGATCGGCACGGCCGTGGACAACACCCGGCTGCTCGTCCTGGACGCCGCCGGGCGCCCGGTACCGCCGGGGCTGCCCGGCGAGCTGTACCTGGCGGGGCCCGGCGTGGCGCGCGGCTATCTCGGCGATCCGGCGCGCAGTGCGGCCGCTTTCCGTCCCGAGGCGGACGGTCCGCCCGGCAGCCGGATGTACCGCACCGGGGACCGGGTGCGGCTGCGGCGCGATGGCGAGTTGGACTTCCTGGGCCGGGTGGACCAGCAGGTGCAGGTGCGCGGGGTCCGGATCGAGCCGGGCGAGATCGAACACGTGCTGCTGCGGCATCCGGCGGTGGCAGCCGCGGTGGTGGTGCTGCGCGGCGAGGGCGAGGGTGCGGCGCTCGCCGGATACGTGGTGCCGGGCGAGGCGGCAGCCGGGCTGGACCCGGCCGAACTGCGCGGCTTCCTGGCCGGCCGGCTGCCGTTGCACCTGGTACCGACCGCCTGGGCGATCCTGGACGCCCTGCCGCTGACCGCGAGCGGCAAGCCGGACCTGGCCGCGTTGCCCGAGCCCACCGGCGGCCGGCGGGCGGCCGAGCCGCTCGGCACGGCCGCCGAGCGGCGGGTGGCCGAGGCCTGGTCGGCGGTGCTCGGCGCGCCGGTCGAGGACCGCAACGCCGACTTCTTCGCGCTCGGCGGGCACTCCCTGGCGGGCTATCAGGTGATGGCCGCGCTCGCGCCGGGCGCGCCGCTGCGGCTGCTGTTCGAGCACCCGACGGTTGCCGAGCTGGCCCGGGTGCTGGCGGAGACCACCGGCTCGTCAGGCGGCCCGGACGGCGAGGGCGCAGCCGCCGAGGATCCGACGGCCGGCCTGTCCGACGCGGAGATCGAGGCCCTGCTGGCCGCCTGGGACGGCGCGCCGACCGAAGCGACGGAGGAGATGCAGTGA